The nucleotide window TggaaaataaatagtttttttcgtCCACACATGAAAATGGTTTTTAATGACTTTTCTATTAGTTTTtaatttgatattaatttttaaatgtttatagttTTGATTCTAAAGGTATggtattctttaaaaaaaatgtttgttagttttatttttctatactattttccaaaaatagtatatatagcAAGTTgatttcttttaaatgaattttgttttgttacttTATTTTGTATGGGCtatttaaaaacaattagaAGATATCTCACAAGGGTTCTGTTGAAAAGCATTTATCTAATCTTAATCTTCCTCTTTAATTGAATATAGTTACTGGATAccaattttttctaaaaattaaatgAATTCCCTGCAACATGTCCTCTCCGgttttgatcttcttcttccctaCTCTCCTCTCTCCCTAACCTGTAATCAATCCTCAACTCAGCTGCTTTGATCCTGATCTTTGCACTGATGATGAGAATTAAGCCAATGATGTTTCTTAATAAGCTTTCCTAACAGTGGCAAAACTTCACGTACCTCTTTCTTGTCTTTTTCAGCTTATGCTTTCATTATTCTTCTACTAAACGTTTATAGAACAGAACGTAAGCAGCCGAGGTCTTTATCTTTTCTTCGCTGATCTGGTTGACCTGGGTAGCATCAAAATCTTACCATCGATCACCTCCATgctgcaaagaaaaaaaaagaggttagaGATGCATGGGACTTTGAGACATACAAATGTGTCTTCTGATTCGGACAGGCCTCAGTGAACAATGGAAGATAGTACTCATGATCAGTCATGCTCATGATATATTTATCTCTGGAAAAGTGTGGAATAACATAAGAATTTCTAAACCTACGTGGCCAGTACCAAATATTCTCTCGCACATGACAGCTCTTCCACGTCATTCTTTGACGTCCTGGTTATTCATCCTCAACGGGAATCCCTCTTTGGATATATTACATTCTTGGGGTTATGACATCAACAAAACTTGCATTCTATGTGGTCTCCATGAAGAGACAAGAAATTACTTGTTTTTCACAGGTCTTATGGTGAAGCTAGGGATTTCCAATGCCCCCCATTCGTGACCAACCCTGATTCAGTGGCTGATCTCAAATTATGGATCTACCACCATGAAGTTAGCTATTTTTCAAGCTTGGCAAGGAGAAATCCATGTTACATGGGATGGGCAGAACAGACGCTACCATGACAGGATTACAATGCCTCCTCACAAGACTTTTAATTTCTTGGTTTCTCTGCTAAGAAACAAGGCCACTGCTCTGGTACTGGGGTTCCACCCCAGCAATTCTGGTCGGGAGATTAGAGCCCTAAGTAGATTTGGATTTATTATGctgcctttttttttctttgtttttgtacTAAGAGCAGCGTTAGTGATAGTCTCTTCAAACAGTACctgaagaaaaataataattaaacacaCTAAATGATGATAGAGAAGAATGGAAAGTTGAAGAACGCTTCTTCATAAGGAGATTTTGACAGAATGGAAAGAAATGAGCTCCACAGCTGTCTCTCATCTATTAGTGCAgtaatttttaaagattaaaattaattcaataaatcatatatgttgaaatactaatataaatatatgagaaACAATGTTTGAGAGACTAAACCAATGTAGATGCTCTAACTTGCTGCATCCTTTATATTTTCTCTTATTAATTAAAgccttttaacatttttttttgtgttaatcTTCcaaagatttattttatatatcaattttttctatttattgattttttttaattatttactaaatttaataagtatttctattttattttgaaagaaaCATATTTTGGGTattgatttgacattttttgcTTTGACAGTTTTTgctgttttaaaataatacgtGGATATTCTCAATAATTTATAGCCtcaacttatatatattatatgttcatTGTGAATATTTTCAATAGCATATagtctaaattttaaaaattatgtattataaatttatatagtcGTAATTGCTTGGAAGTCttgcattttaaattaattattatattttataaatattttatattaatattgatatagatattaagttaacatatttatagttttttacTTTGTTAGTTTACCTTATTTGATAgtagtttctattttattttgaaatattgaCATTTTTAGAAATAGCAATCTAAAATGCTGATTTGTCACAACACGATTGATGGTTTTAAATTCTACGTGGATACCCTCAATGGATTATAGCCCTcaacttttatatagtatagatttaacaGTTTTTATGAATGGTCATTAAGATTGATGTTTGAGAACAAAACTTTGATCTTTATACCCGACACCCAGTACTTAAGTAATTATATGAAATACACATCACAAATTTAATATGAaactcaaaatttaataaaactcaAATTTATAACACATATTTATAGATAGAAGGCTGAATGAatgtattattatatatatgagaaGTATTTATACAGGGAGATACGTAGGTTAAATACAAGTATCAACTAATTACAAGGAGATCCTCAGAGTATATCACATTTCCTTAACATTCCCCCTCAAGATGGTGGAGCTTGAGTGACACCAATCTTGTGTCGAATGAGCTGGAAAGGAGCGCGAGCTAAGGGCTTCGTTAGACCATCAGCGAGCTGGTCTTTTGTTAATACATGCGCAACACGAAGAACACCAAGCTATATCTGACCGCGAACGAAATGCTAATGAATAGCTATGTGCTTCATCCGGGAATGGAATACAGGATTAGAACATAAGTATGTAGCTCCAATATCTTCACAGTAGACTGTGGGGACAGTGGGATCAGAATACACATGAAGTATAAGTTTAGACTGTTGCGCAAGAAGATACCATGAGTGAGTGTACCAAAGAGGTAGTGGAGTACTCTCTTCGCGGCTTGCCAGTGGTCTGTGGTTGGCTTATGCATGACCTGAGAGAGCTTATTCACGGCATAGGAGATGTCCGGTCGAGTTAGAGCCAAGTACTGAAGCCTTCCTACAAGTTTGCAATATTCATGAGGATCAGTGAGAACAGTGCCAGAGTTCAGAGTGAGTTTCGGATGAGTAAGAAGTGGCGTTGCTACAGGATTTGCATTCAGCATATTTGCCCTTTACAAAAGATGAAGGTAAAAGTGGTTATTGTAAACATATGTTCTTTTTGTCAAAGTTTATCAAAAggttataaatgtcttttacccTTTATAAAAGATGAAGGTAAAAGTGGTTATTGTAAACATAAAAAGTGATACtttgaaaatgatatttttggcAATTTCCCAAAATATAGTCATGTTCTGTTACCAGAACATGTAATATTAAAGAGTCAATGCATCAATTAccaatttataagaaaatataaaataacatttttttattttaatcaattttgttttgtttttcttgacTCCACACAGCTAACCTTTTTGACTCAAGAAATAAtaaattactagattttgatttaCATAACCGTGCATGTGATTTTATTTTCACACacataattatttgttttacatgACTAATGGTAATATTTACCACAATACTAAttgtttaatattatattttagtgttaGCATATTTAAAACATGTGTTACAAAATTCTAAATTGAAATAAATTATTGGTTAAGGATCAAAATTTAATTGAAaagtattatattaaattaatatcttaaatttaatacaaaattgtaaATGATTCTggttataataaaatttaattagatatttaaaaatttgttttagttaaaatgaaaaataatttaatttttaaacaaacacgaaattaactaaatatttaaaaaataataataagtgaaaaatgaaatatgcattttttaaaataaatatgaaattaattaaatattaaaaggtttattttaatgaaaaatgaaaaaatatatttatattgtaaataaaaagatatgaaaaaatTTTATTCAGATACAATTTCAGAGaaaatatactaatatttatttaattttttgttttagaataattaatatatttatacaaatataattaaaacaacTTTCTAAGAGGTGGTCCAagaaaatatcacacatgaactAAGTCATGacctatgttttaatattatagGCTAGATTTATATAATCACAATTTCTCTTTATTTAATGTAGGTATGCGcgtttacagagtcaatatgagtctgtaaatgtcttgctatcaaaaaaaaaagtaggtaTGAGCATAAAATCCAAAATCAAAACCGAACACAAACCAAAAGCCCGATCCTTATCCGGCTTGAAATATAAGAAATACCATaatggttcttttttttttgaccgcAAACATTAacagactcatgttgactctgtaaaccaaggtGACAAGTATGTATCCATGtgtacgacgaaagacggttgtatCCGAGCACTGCGTGCCAAGCGATCCACCTTTATGTTTTCCGTCCTGGGAACATGAACGATATCTGAGTTGATGAAGCTTCTTCTCAAGAGCTTAATATCTTCCAGGTAACTTTCAAATGCaagccattcttctggttccgaaaccatcttcaccaattgagaataaTCCGTAGCAAATGTAACCCTAAACTGTCTTAGATTTCTCATGCTTTCCATGGCTCAAATGAGTGCctccatctccgcatgaagaggGGAGAGgcatgcccttacattcctgGCCCCTAACAAACCCTCAAACCCCGGTAGCGTGCTGAACCAGCCTTGTCCTGAAAATAAATCTTTATCCTTCCAAGAACCGTCTGTGtaacaccatcttcctgtagTCCTTGAATTCCGTATGTTTTGTGCCTCATGTACCAACCTGGGAGTATTTATTACTTGTGCCTCAGTCCAAAGTGTTGATTCCAATTATGCTAAGTTAAACGTTTCTCTCGGATCAATACCAAGAttactgaaaactttattattttgggccttccaaatgtaccataatatccatgcaaactgatgatcctctATTTTTGGGGTAACTCTCCAAAACAAATGGTCCATATTAGCAATAGCGAGCCAATAGGAAAAAAGTTTGGGTTTGATGGGATCTTAGATAGTGCCCACACTTGTCGTGCCGGGGGACACTCAAAGAAcacatgatttattgattcctcCGGATCTCCACATCTTGCACAACATGTATCACCTTGTATGCCTCTCGCTCTTAGATTTTTTGTAACCGCTATACAACCTGTCAGCAGCTgccataaaaaatgtttttaacttCGGAGGACACTTCACTTTCCAGCAGAATGTCTTAAATATATCCACATTGGGTCCATAAAATTCTGGTGGTTTTTTCTTGTCAATATATCCTTTCTATTTGATACCATGATTAAACCGTGTATTTTCCATTATTAGTGAAATGTCATCCATTCATATCTTGCATCTGATTCCTACTCAAAGGAATACTTTCAATCATTTTTGCATCATGTGGTTCCACAAAAGTTCTAATTGCCTGTAAATTCCATGTTCGGGATTCCTGATTAATAagagaatccactgtgaggTCCGGGTAACTGTTATGAAGGTTTTTGTTAGCTGGTCTTGGACGAGTGGATGGGATCCATGAGTCATTCCAAACTGAAATAGAAGACCTTGTTCcaacccttttaattagtcctttacaaaccatagatctagcagaaataatactcctccagccataaGACAGGGAATATGAACggatcggttccaggggtgaagcattcctgtagTACCGTCCTTTTAAAACTCGAGAGAAAAGAGCATTTGGCTTCTCTATCAGTCGCCACAATTGCTTTCCCAGCATCGCCGTATTAAAATCAGTCAAATCCTTAAAACCTAGCCCACCATTGTCCTTGGGTACACATACTTTATCCCACGATTTCCAATGCATGCCTCTTTTATTTCCTCCAGGACTCCACCAAAACTGAGCTACTGCACTCGTTAGTTTCTTTACAGTGGCTTTCGGTAACCGATACACAGACATCATATGGTTCGGCAGTGCCGTGACCACCGATTTAATAATCACTTCTTTCCCCCCTTAGTAAAAAATCTAAAGGTCCAACCATTCACCCTACTATTCAGACGATCTTGTACAAAACCGAACACCTGAATCTTAGATCCTCCTAAACTTTCTGGTAAACCTAAATAAGAACTCATTCCCCCTAGGTTCTGAATTCCCAAAATATCTCTCAACTCTTGACGGCTGGATTCATCaatcttatgtccaaattgaattgaggatttctgaaaattaaatttttgacCTGAGACAGCCTCATAATCCTTTAGTATCCCGAGAATAGTTTGACACTCTTCTTTGTTTGCCTTACAAAAGAACAGATTATCATCTGCAAAAAGCAGATGAGAAATTGCTGGACACGCTCTGGCTACCTTCATACCAGTTAATTGCTTCACCCGTTCttccttttttatatttgaaattaaagcctcagtacacataataaataagtaaggaGATAAGggatctccttgacgtaatCCCCGCTGAGGGGTTATAAGACCACGTGGCTGCCCATTGAGAAGTACTCTATATTGAACTGAAGATATACACCCTCGCATTAATTTGATCCAATGAGGATCAAAATCCATTTTGTGAAGGAGAGCCTCAATAAAATTCCACTCTATCCGATCATATgccttactcatatccgttttaattGCCATAAACTTATTTTGACAGGACTTATTAGTATGCaaaccatgaaacatttcctacgcaataagaatattatctgATATTAACCTTCCTGCCACAAAAGTCGATTGTGTTTCCGAGATTAGCCGGGGGAGGCAACTTTTCAATCTTTGACACAACACCTTTGAAATAATCTTATAACCAACGTTACATAGACTTATCGGTCTTAGTTATGTCATCCTTGTAGGTCTCTCCAATTTCGGGatcatacaaatattagttATGTTTAACCGGGAGTCCATATCTCTTGTAACCAAGAAATTATTCACCAACTCAACCACATCCTTTTTAATAACGTTCCAGGAATGCTGATAGAAGAGAGCTGTCATTCAATCCGGCCCTGGCGCTTTCTCCGGATGCATCATAAATAAAGCTTGTCGAACCTCTTCCTCCGCTGCTAATCGCAGTAACATCTCGTTCATCTGAGGCGAGATTGATGTCCCTATCTCTTCCAAAAACCTATCAAACTCCGTTGGATTAGTCGAActaaacaaaccatcaaaataATCTACCGCCACCTTTTCAACTCCGTTCTCATCTGTGATTCAATTACCTACTTCATCATGGAGGCCCACTATTTTATTTCGGATCCGACGTTGCTTTGTCAGAGCATGATAAAACTTAGTGTTGAAGTCTCCAGATGAATACCACATATTTCGACTCTTCTGATGCCAATATTCCTCTTCATCCTTATATGCCTCCTGTAATTTTCTGGAAATCTCAATAATATCCTCTTATGATCTATTGTTATTTGTTTGTACTTCTTGCAACGCTTGTTGGAGATTCTGAATTTTATCTTTCCCATAAGGTTGATTATCTTTCCGCCATGAAGATATTTAATTGTcgacaattaattatttttgtaataaaatctcCCGATTGGCCTTCCTGATTTTCCGTCCAACCTAATACAATTGATTCCATGAGTCCCTCTTGACCTATCCATCGCTTATCAAACCTGAACCGTCCCCTTTTTCTCCTTAATAATTTATCTTCCAAAAAAGCAATCACAGGGCGATGGTCCGATCCCACCGAATGGTTCTTGTAGGTGATCCAAAACATATCTGAAGTGTTATTACTCGAAACCGAATAGGTAacccaaaaaattgaaaaatccgAATCTTGAAAATCGATtctaaattaatgaaaaatataaatatttgaaacataaatatgtacttcaaatattcaactctatatttattttgatgtaatatctaaaaataattatttaaacaaGTACCTTAAATATGcatttatatatgaataattttttatttattatgttttcttttaaattttggatttaaCTTCGGATATACCTGAACCGAAACCATATAACGAGAATCTGAATGATATATAGTTACTTTATGGGGTTTAGGATGTGATACAAATTAGAACAAAAACCGATGTGTTATATCCAAACCGATCCGTACTTACAAATTTACCAACATGAGATCTTAGaagtgatataaattagaaGCGAACACACAAAATGTCCAATCTGTATCTCAAGAAGTATATGAACTTCCAAGTTTAACTTCAAATGTGTTTTCTGTTTTGCTCAGTtagtttatatttgataaatattttacatatttgttTGAATAACCCTTAAAAACTATActcataaaatattaataatagcaTGTTCCATAATGTATTAAACATTAATAGTagctaattattattatttattttatcaaatatatttatatatgtataactaatcttaatactctaactataagaattatatttttatgtatttggtgaggATTTTAAAGCAtttgttttttggtatttggattTAATGTATAACTGTATATATACGAATTAGTAGGCATAGATCATTATTTAttatactaataaataaaatataattgattagttagttaattttgtattaatataaattgaatatgttagtttcaaaaaataatagattagttatttaatttcttgattttagacataatatatatttaataagtaTAAGTACAAATAATAGGAAAACTAGTTAAAAATTAAACCGATCATATCAGATCTAATCAGATATACAAATCTCGATAAAGAGAGATCTTAACGGCGTAATTGGtgataagtaaaaaaaaaattagtttgatGAATAGTTGCAGAAAACACATACACTATTacttaaataaacaaataaaaacaaaaaatatattttttttttgaataatacgtttttgaatttgatttttttttcttcttcttttttcaacaaaaaatatattttttctaaagtttattttaaagtcaaaaaagaaatttgaaactattttaattttttttgtatcataTTGGCTCATCATGTTACGTTCATGTTAGCTAGATTGGCACATCTCACAACAGGCTCGTTCCTGTTTCCATTGGCTCCGGCCTTGTTCTGATCTGACATTCGGCGACAAGATTACACTAAATGGCAAAGTTTATCCACAAAGATCAATATAAGGAAGTGATGCAATTCTCTATAGCTGAAGTTTCTGAATGCAAGCTAATTTCTCAGTACCACTAATCTGGAGGTAGAAGATATGCAGTCACGTGGTAAAAGCTGTTTCCAAAAAGAGAAGTCTAACGACAAAACATAAGAGAAGTCTCAAGACAAAACATAAGAGAAGTCTCAGGACAAAACATAACAAGTTCAACGACATGAAGCTTCATTTAATCTTTCTAGTGTCTTTCTGAATTATCATCTCCCAAGAACTCAACAAACATCGTGTTCAAGTAGCGAGTCCACGTATCATCAGCAGCTGCTTCTTCCAAGTTCACCCTCATGAGGATGTACCTGCAACCCCCCCCTGCTGCTCCACCTCATTCACACGTGTCTGCTCTTCCTCAtcatcagcagcagcagcagcttctTCTTCCAAGTTCAGCACCTGATCCTGCAGACTCTGCTGCTCGTTCACATGTCCTAGCGTCTTTTCTGAATCACCATCTTCGAACAAGTCATCAATCGCCAGACCATCATCGTCAGTGTTCAAGAAGCGAGCCCAGTCCTCGTCGTCGTCATCGTCCAGAGAATGCCCCTGCTGCCCATTCACAAGTGGTAGCGCTTCCTCATGAGCAAAGTTGACCACCTGCTCCTGCAGACCCTGATGCTCATTCCCAAGTTCAACCTCATGAGACTGCACCTGCTGCAACCTCTGCTGCTCATTTGCAAGTGTCTGCTCTACCTCATCAGAAGcagcagcttcttcttcttccaagtTCAACACCTGCTCATGCAGACCCTGCTGCTCATTCACAAGTTCAACCTCAGGAGCCTGTACCTGCAAACCCTGCTCTTCCTCATCAgcagattcttcttcttcttcttcttcttcttcttgttcttgttcttgttcttgttcttgttcttgttcttcttcttcttcttcttcttcttcttcttcttcactgatATCAGAAGGATAATCCACTTCAGGCTTCTTGACAAAGATGAGATGGGCTACACAGATTTTGTCGAACTTGTTGGAAAACCTTGTGTACTCGAATTGGAACCATCCAGTTTTAACTTTGCCTTTCATAAGTTCATACTTCTGTTTGATGCCTACCAGCTGCGCACCAATGTAGATGTTAGTACTCCTGCCCCTTGCCTTCCATGTCCCCAAGTCTCCAAGCCTTCTATCAACATTCTTCTTATCCGTGGCTTGTTGTTTCCTATGCAGAAAAAACCAGTATTCATCTTCTTCAAAATAAGGATACGCTGCTGCACTCCACCCGTTACTAGATACTGTGTCTTGGAGATCTGCATGGGAACGAAACTGTACAGCACAAGTAGGCATCTGCTCCTTCCGTATGAAACGCTTGAGCAAAAGGATCACTTCAGGACTCTTGGGAGAAAATCGTACATAATCAGGGAGAACTGAAAAAACATATCAAGGCAATATCAAGACCAGAATGACCACTTCAGCTCCATACCACTAATGATAAAGACACAAACAATAAAGGCAAATATCATAGCAGCTTCTTCTGTAATCAATTCCTAAATAAATGCAGCTTTCTGTTTCTGTTTCATAATCGGCttcttctaaaaaaaaaaaaaaaaaaatcaattcctAAATAAATTCACAGATCAACTTTCCGTAAATATCGTCACCtagatgaatttttaaaatcagcttcatttcaaaatcaaatacaCGCCAAAGCAGCAAAATCCGTATCTGTTCCATAATCGGCTTATTCTAAAATCAATTTCTAAATAAATGCGCAGATCAACTTTCCGTAAATATAAATATCGTCACCTAGATGCATTTCTAAAATCAGCTTTCCGTTTCTGTTCCATAATAATCAGTTAAGTTTCCGTAATCAACCATACCTAGTGGAGGATTTGGTGCCGCCGCCATATTTGCTGGATTTGGTGCCGCCATATTTGCTCTTGCTCTTGCTCTCCTCTCTCAACAAAACCCTAGAAAAATTTGACGAGGGAAGAGAATGAGACTCACTCAGGTTATAGACTGAGGGGAAATATCAGAAAAGGTTTTAAAAAAACCCCAAAACTTCTCCAAAGGATTTAAAAAACCCCAAAACTTCTCCAAAGGTTTAAACAACCCCTCCCCAACCAATAATACTGTTtcatactaatatttttatttacctaTCTTTATCTGTAAAAGCATAATGAGACAGACGGTCACAATACTGACCTCCAATACTTTCAACCAACATGTAATCATTACAGCTTCCAATATTATCTTTTCTAGGCTCCTGAGACAAGAACAATGCATATAGAAACCATCAGTGATGTCCACACGAATCTTTCTGTCATTATTCAAAATAGGACATTTAGATATAGAATATACCTGTTGCATTTGCGTTGCAGGGAATACATCCTCAAACCTTTAGCAGCTTTATACGCATCTGGAT belongs to Brassica rapa cultivar Chiifu-401-42 chromosome A07, CAAS_Brap_v3.01, whole genome shotgun sequence and includes:
- the LOC103828569 gene encoding cilia- and flagella-associated protein 251 isoform X1, whose product is MAAPNPANMAAAPNPPLVLPDYVRFSPKSPEVILLLKRFIRKEQMPTCAVQFRSHADLQDTVSSNGWSAAAYPYFEEDEYWFFLHRKQQATDKKNVDRRLGDLGTWKARGRSTNIYIGAQLVGIKQKYELMKGKVKTGWFQFEYTRFSNKFDKICVAHLIFVKKPEVDYPSDISEEEEEEEEEEEEQEQEQEQEQEQEEEEEEEEESADEEEQGLQVQAPEVELVNEQQGLHEQVLNLEEEEAAASDEVEQTLANEQQRLQQVQSHEVELGNEHQGLQEQVVNFAHEEALPLVNGQQGHSLDDDDDEDWARFLNTDDDGLAIDDLFEDGDSEKTLGHVNEQQSLQDQVLNLEEEAAAAADDEEEQTRVNEVEQQGGVAGTSS
- the LOC103828569 gene encoding NAC domain-containing protein 53 isoform X2, which encodes MAAPNPANMAAAPNPPLVLPDYVRFSPKSPEVILLLKRFIRKEQMPTCAVQFRSHADLQDTVSSNGWSAAAYPYFEEDEYWFFLHRKQQATDKKNVDRRLGDLGTWKARGRSTNIYIGAQLVGIKQKYELMKGKVKTGWFQFEYTRFSNKFDKICVAHLIFVKKPEVDYPSDISEEEEEEEEEEEEEEEEESADEEEQGLQVQAPEVELVNEQQGLHEQVLNLEEEEAAASDEVEQTLANEQQRLQQVQSHEVELGNEHQGLQEQVVNFAHEEALPLVNGQQGHSLDDDDDEDWARFLNTDDDGLAIDDLFEDGDSEKTLGHVNEQQSLQDQVLNLEEEAAAAADDEEEQTRVNEVEQQGGVAGTSS